The Polluticoccus soli sequence TAATCGCTTCAGATCCGGCATCACTCATTATATTTTCTAGAACAGTAAAAACCTCTTTTTCTTTTTAATCCTTACTTTGATCATCTTGATATCCTTATCAGGCCTGTCCATGCTGTTGCGCGCTTCGGCAGAAATGCGGTCAACCACGTCCATCCCTTCTTCCACAATACCAAATACGGTATAGTTGCCATCGAGGTGTGGAGTACCACCCTTGTTTTTGTAGGCGTTACGCTGAACCGGGGTAAAATTACGGCCGGTTTTCTTTGAAATATTGTTCAGTTCCTCGTCAGTAAATTTTTTGCCAGTCACTATATAGAATTGGCAGGCTGAAGATGCTTTATCCGGGTTATTGTCCCGGGCCATACCCACGGCGCCACGTTGATGGTAGTCAACATTATTTATTTCAGCAGGCACTTTATAACCAAGATCGCCTTCTCCTAGTGCCTGGCCCGGATTCGCTTTTTTAGAATCAGGATCACCACCCTGGACCACGAAATTGGGGATGACACGGTGAAACAAAGTGCTGTCGTAAAACTTCTCTTTCACCAATTTGAACATATTGTCGCGGTGCTTTGGCGTATTCTCATAAAGTGCCAGCACTATTTTGCCGTACTCGGTTTCTATTACGATCTTGTCTTCGTTCTTTTTTTGAGCAAACAGGGTGGTAGCCAGGCACAAGCCAACTACTGCTAAAACAATTTTTTTCATATCTGGGAATTGTGTGCGCATAGTTACAAAAATCTGAGTTACTTAACAATAAGCTTGGTATATACAACCCGGACGCCTAGTTTTATGAAGTAATCGATTGAGATAAGCATGGGCGCACGCACACGCATAAAAGGTTTGGCAAAACTACTGCCCGAATGGACATGGAACTACACCAAGCGTCGTCCCATTACAACATACAACCCTACACGCGAAACGACCGCAAGGCATGTAGTCGTCGAGCCGGTTTACACGATGTTCAGGTACAGTGCCGGACAGTTGGAAGAGCGCCATGTTTCGTTTACTGAAGCTTGCGATAGAAGTACACAGAGCGATACGATCACCTGGCTAAAT is a genomic window containing:
- a CDS encoding peptidylprolyl isomerase, encoding MKKIVLAVVGLCLATTLFAQKKNEDKIVIETEYGKIVLALYENTPKHRDNMFKLVKEKFYDSTLFHRVIPNFVVQGGDPDSKKANPGQALGEGDLGYKVPAEINNVDYHQRGAVGMARDNNPDKASSACQFYIVTGKKFTDEELNNISKKTGRNFTPVQRNAYKNKGGTPHLDGNYTVFGIVEEGMDVVDRISAEARNSMDRPDKDIKMIKVRIKKKKRFLLF